From the genome of Arthrobacter russicus:
CGCAGGAGATCGGCATCGCGCGCGCCACGGTGGCGGATCTGCGTGGGCAGGACGCGCAATTCAATGCCCAAGTCGCCCGCGATACTCTGGCCGGTGCTACCGGACCGGTGCATGATGCCGTGGTCCTGAACGCTGCGGCCGGTCTGGTGTCGTTCGATCAGGAAAGCAACGGCAGCCTGACGGAGCGGATGGGCCGGGCTTTGGCACGTGCCGAATCAGCCATCGCGACCGGCCAGGCGAACGCCGTGCTGGAAGCTTGGGCCCGATTCAGTTCCGCGCATATCGCCGGGAACGGCTGAGCGGGCTCCGGCCGGTTCGCTGAACCGGCCGGAATCAGTGCTCGAAGCCGAGCGAGAACGCGGCGTCCAAATCGTGCTTGGAATAGGCGCGGAAGGAAATATGCGTCGTGGTGGCTTGGACGCCGTCGACCTTCGAGAGTTTGTCCGCAATGACATCCGCCAAGGCTTCGTGCTGGCTGACCCGGGCCACCGCGATGAGATCCCACTCGCCGGTCACCGAATACACCTCGCTGATGCCTTCGATTTCGGAGATCTCCTGGGCGGCTTCGGGGATCCGGTCCACGTTGGTCTTGATCAGAACGAATGCGGTAATCACAGCATCAGACTAACGCACGCCGGATCGTTCGGCCCGCTTCCGGATCACCAATCCGGCGATCGCGCGGTGGCCCAGCAGGAACAAAGCCAGGACGGCGGTGGCGACCAGCACGAAACTCCATTCGGCGGTCCGGCCGCTGAGCAGCCGCAAAAGCATCCCGGCGATTACCGTGATCAGCCACAGGCAGACGCCGTGCGGCCAGACCCGGATCGGGGCCCGCCAAAGCCGTCCGGCCAACCACCCCAGAGCGGCTCCGGCCAGAAACGGCCACGCCGTGGCCAAGACCCCGAGCACCGGGTTGGCTTCTTGATGGCTTGCCCGCCCGGAGACCGCGAAAACCAAGATCAGGAGGAGGTCCAAAAGCAGCGCGTACCCGACCAGGCCGCGACTCGTGGCCAGGGCCGGCCGAGCTTGGGATTCGGGAGATCGCATCTGGTCCATTCTGGCAGGCTAACAGGGCGTGCTGCAGGATGGGAAAACCGCGAAACCTGCCCAGTTGCGCAGTCGCCGGATCCGGCCG
Proteins encoded in this window:
- a CDS encoding Lrp/AsnC family transcriptional regulator, with product MITAFVLIKTNVDRIPEAAQEISEIEGISEVYSVTGEWDLIAVARVSQHEALADVIADKLSKVDGVQATTTHISFRAYSKHDLDAAFSLGFEH
- a CDS encoding DUF3054 domain-containing protein, which encodes MDQMRSPESQARPALATSRGLVGYALLLDLLLILVFAVSGRASHQEANPVLGVLATAWPFLAGAALGWLAGRLWRAPIRVWPHGVCLWLITVIAGMLLRLLSGRTAEWSFVLVATAVLALFLLGHRAIAGLVIRKRAERSGVR